The genomic DNA GCGATCACAGGTCGACTCCCAGCTATTGATGAGTTCTTTTTCTAAGATTGTGATTTTTTTAACTTCTGGAACGTGTCGTCCGCAGTAACGGGTTAACATATTGAGACAGCGACTGATGAGGTTCCCAAAATCATTCCCGAGGTCGTCGTTGTAGCGCGACATGAATAGGTTGTGTGAAAAATTACTATCATGACCAACATTCATCTCGCGAAGAACAAAATAGCGGAACGCATCGGGGCCAAATCGCTGGATATAGTCCATGGGGTTGACGACGTTGCCGACGCTTTTTGACATTTTATCGCCGTTACTGAGCCACCAGCCATGGGTTAAGAAACATTTGGGCATAGGTAAATCTAACGCATGCAGCATCATCGTCCAATAAATCGCATGAGCCGGAACTAGAATATCTTTGCCAATCACATGGGCATCAACTGGCCAGTATTCTTTGAAGCGATCTGTGCCATAACCGACCGCGGAGATGTAGTTGACCAGTGCATCAAACCAGACGTAGGTGACATATTCTGAGTCGAAGGGCAGTTCGATCCCCCAAGAGAGCCGGTTCTTTGGGCGTGAGATACAGAGATCGTTAATTTCACCTTTTAGAAATTCCAGTACCTGCTTGGCGCGAAACTGAGGGAAGATGAAATTGGGATGCTTTTCAATATACTCGATTAGCCAAGTTTTGTGTTTTTGGAGACGGAAAAAGTAATTGGTTTCCGTAATTTCCGTGACTTCACCAAACTCGAGTTCCGGCCAAACGCCATCAACCTTATCTTTCTCTTGTAGAAACCGTTCGACGCGTGCACTGTAAAATCCCGTGTATTGCGCCTGATAAATTTCGCCCTGATCATAGAGCTTCTGAAGGATTTCCCGAACAACGCGTTCATGCCGAGGTTGCGTTGTCCGAATATAGTCGTCGTACGCGATATGGAGCGACTGGCACATCGCGATAAACTCATCAGCGACGCGATCACAAAGCGTTTGAGGAGTGATATTTTGGGATTCTGCGGTTTGCTGGACTTTTTGGCCATGTTCGTCGAGTCCCGTTAAAAAGTGAACGTCATCCCCCTGTAGTCGATGGACGCGGCAAATTGCATCCGCGAGAATTTTTTCGTAAGCATGTCCAAGGTGGGGGTGTCCATTGGCGTAGTCAATCGCGGTTGTCAGATAAAACTTCTTCATAACACTAGGGTTAAGGCGGTATCGATGCTCGCAAAGATCGCAACTCAATTTATGACGAAATGAATGCCCTGTATATGCGAATTTGATTGAAAATTAACGATATGCGTTCAGAGTTGTCCCTTGCATATGAGCATGTTTTCGGGGTTGATAACGGCTTTGATCACACCATTTTGCGATGGCGTTTTTGATGCGATGAGTTTTAAGCGTCTTCTGGCGGAACAGGAGGTTGCTGATGGTATTGTTGTCGGTGGGACAACGGGGGAGTCGCCGACAATCACGTTTGAGGAATTACGACAGGCGATTAACTGTGCTCGCGAGTGTTGTGCGAAGCAAAAATTGATTGTGGGCATCGGTAGCAACAATACTCACGAAACGATCGAAAAAATGACGATCCTAGAGCAAATGCCGGGGATTGATGCTTACCTTGTGATCGCGCCTTATTACAACCGTCCGAGCGACCTTGGGATTTTTGAACACTATTCGGCAATCGCGGAGTCGACACGTCGCCCAATTATTCTGTATTCAAACCCCATTCGTTGTGGAGTGGAGATTTCCATCGACAACGTAATCCGCCTTGCGGAAGAAAACAAAAACATCGTAGGTATCAAAGAGGCGACTAACTGTTGTTCTCGCATTGACGACCTTTATCGCTCGTTGCCCGAAGATTTCGCAATTTTGAGCGGTAACGATAACATGACACTCCCGTTTATGGCTTTGGGTGCTTGTGGCGTTATCAGTGCTTGTTCTAACGTTTTAGTTCGAGAGATGAAGCAACTTGTCGACTTAGCAAATGCCGGGAAATTCACGGAGGTGCGTGCGATTCATACGGCTCTTATTCCAAAAATGCGATTGTTGTTTGAAGAGCCTAATCCAATCGTTATCAAGTATGTGCTCGCATCACGAAGGATTTTGCGTTCAGCCGAAGTCCGCTTGCCGTTGTACGTCGACGCCGAGGAGCGATTAGAGGAGATTGCTGCGGAATTCCATCATTAAGTGCTGGGTTACTGGAAAGTTGCGATTGATCCGTTTTTGGTCCATTTCCCGTCGGGTTGGGGTTTGGAGGGAATCCGCTGGTATGGGCTGTTTTATGTCGTCAATTTTTTCCTCTTAGAGTTTTTTTTGTACCGCTATTCCCGACAAAAGATTTCACCGCTAGATACCGCCCAAAGCGATCGTCTATTGTTTATTTTCGCGTTAGGAGCTGTCATTGGGGGACGTATTGGGTACTGTTTTTTTTACAATTTTGATCACTTTGTTCGGGATCCATTCGTCGTTTTTCGTGTTTGGGAGGGCGGCATGGCGAGCCATGGAGGTTTTCTTGGAGCTATTTTGGCGTTGTTTTATTTTGCGTGGCGTTACCACTGCGATGTGTTTTGGATTGCGGACCTTTTTGCCGCCACCATTCCGTTATGTCTCGGTTTAGGGCGATTAGGCAACTTCATTAATTCAGAACTCGTCGGACGCGTTACAGAGGTCCCTTGGGGCGTTATCTTCCCCCGTACCGATCCATTTGTTCGCCACCCATCGCAATTATACGAGGCTTTTCTTGAAGGATTTTCCCTCTTCATTGTTCTTCAAATTTTGCTTTATAGGCAGTACGGTACGACAAAATTGCGAACATGGCGTTCTGGGATAATTAGTGGTATTTTTCTCGTTGGGTACGCGTTGATGCGGATCATTTGCGAGGTTTTGCGAGAGCCCGATGCGTCACTCATTTTTGGAATGACACGGGGACAGTATTACAGCCTCTACCTATTTCTTTTAGGCGTTGCGTTGTTGTACCTACGTCGGCCGAAAACTTCAATATCCCCACGCGAGCCATAATAGGCTTGTCCTTTTTGCACAAAAATTACGTCCTTACCTATGGTTCAGGAGCGTGCGTCGTACGATTTTCAAAAAATTGAGCCGTTTTGGCAAAAGAAGTGGCTTGAGGGAAAGACTTTTTGTGCACAGGATGGCAATGGAAAAAAATATTATGCCTTAGATATGTTTCCCTATCCTTCAG from Verrucomicrobiota bacterium includes the following:
- the metG gene encoding methionine--tRNA ligase is translated as MKKFYLTTAIDYANGHPHLGHAYEKILADAICRVHRLQGDDVHFLTGLDEHGQKVQQTAESQNITPQTLCDRVADEFIAMCQSLHIAYDDYIRTTQPRHERVVREILQKLYDQGEIYQAQYTGFYSARVERFLQEKDKVDGVWPELEFGEVTEITETNYFFRLQKHKTWLIEYIEKHPNFIFPQFRAKQVLEFLKGEINDLCISRPKNRLSWGIELPFDSEYVTYVWFDALVNYISAVGYGTDRFKEYWPVDAHVIGKDILVPAHAIYWTMMLHALDLPMPKCFLTHGWWLSNGDKMSKSVGNVVNPMDYIQRFGPDAFRYFVLREMNVGHDSNFSHNLFMSRYNDDLGNDFGNLISRCLNMLTRYCGRHVPEVKKITILEKELINSWESTCDRVLSEYRQLQFNTALEILFGFIRSINRYLEQRMPWKLAKSSATEDQEMLATCLATTVEAIRLATTLLAPIMPAVAEQVLKIFRIDTLVWGNALNWDHSSLAHTEIAAEALILFPRKD
- the lgt gene encoding prolipoprotein diacylglyceryl transferase, producing MLGYWKVAIDPFLVHFPSGWGLEGIRWYGLFYVVNFFLLEFFLYRYSRQKISPLDTAQSDRLLFIFALGAVIGGRIGYCFFYNFDHFVRDPFVVFRVWEGGMASHGGFLGAILALFYFAWRYHCDVFWIADLFAATIPLCLGLGRLGNFINSELVGRVTEVPWGVIFPRTDPFVRHPSQLYEAFLEGFSLFIVLQILLYRQYGTTKLRTWRSGIISGIFLVGYALMRIICEVLREPDASLIFGMTRGQYYSLYLFLLGVALLYLRRPKTSISPREP
- the dapA gene encoding 4-hydroxy-tetrahydrodipicolinate synthase, with the translated sequence MSMFSGLITALITPFCDGVFDAMSFKRLLAEQEVADGIVVGGTTGESPTITFEELRQAINCARECCAKQKLIVGIGSNNTHETIEKMTILEQMPGIDAYLVIAPYYNRPSDLGIFEHYSAIAESTRRPIILYSNPIRCGVEISIDNVIRLAEENKNIVGIKEATNCCSRIDDLYRSLPEDFAILSGNDNMTLPFMALGACGVISACSNVLVREMKQLVDLANAGKFTEVRAIHTALIPKMRLLFEEPNPIVIKYVLASRRILRSAEVRLPLYVDAEERLEEIAAEFHH